One Felis catus isolate Fca126 chromosome D3, F.catus_Fca126_mat1.0, whole genome shotgun sequence DNA segment encodes these proteins:
- the PMAIP1 gene encoding phorbol-12-myristate-13-acetate-induced protein 1 codes for MPGKRTRKSAQPSPARAPAEPEVECAMQLRRFGDKLNFRQKLMNLISKLFRSGT; via the exons ATGCCTGGGAAGAGGACGCGTAAGAGCGCGCAGCCGAGCCCCGCGCGGGCCCCGGCAG aGCCCGAAGTGGAATGTGCCATGCAGCTCCGGAGATTTGGAGACAAACTGAATTTCCGACAGAAGCTTATGAATCTGATATCCAAACTCTTCCGCTCGGGAACCTGA